A genomic region of Aeropyrum pernix K1 contains the following coding sequences:
- a CDS encoding TrkH family potassium uptake protein — MPVRRRRQTLFTALQYLGLILMVTSLPFTASGLVGLLLWSGRSMAEFRVASELLASGVVLVLVGLLLSRAPGGLLGKGDAVFITVATWLSVPLFSAALMSEILDIPYVDALLETVAGWTTTGLSILTGAESSSGGYVPSVDEIPESVKLWRSMLQWVGGVGIVVFTVAFLARPGISAAALYIAEGRFERLEASLKASAIRMTLVYMVYTLLGALIIYLSGMSLSDAIQHSMTAISTAGFSTHADSVGFYKGDYAVYASTLLVSFLGALSFVDLDNIMRLRLGRVLRSVEFRVIAGLTALSAAAAAAVWYIDPVMRSSYTLADTIYNSVSGYITVGFSTASLEGASDSYKLLIAALGLIGGSAFSTAGGIKVLRLAIALKTLDVETTRILKPSSYVPKNLIGGRRLTEDMVKRSLAVIIAFATVEILLGLTAVALYSDIYPTVDIIFDVTSALANIGLSTGVTSPEAPTGLKVILIAGMLLGRLEILPYIVAAKYLVESVRART; from the coding sequence TTGCCTGTTAGGAGGCGGCGTCAAACCCTGTTTACGGCTCTCCAGTATCTAGGGCTTATACTTATGGTGACTAGCCTGCCCTTCACAGCATCCGGCCTGGTGGGCCTTCTACTTTGGAGCGGCCGTAGCATGGCAGAGTTCAGGGTTGCCTCGGAGCTCCTCGCCTCCGGGGTGGTGCTCGTACTTGTGGGTCTCCTCCTGTCGAGGGCTCCTGGGGGGCTGCTCGGTAAGGGTGACGCAGTGTTTATCACAGTTGCAACATGGCTCTCGGTCCCCCTGTTCTCCGCCGCTCTAATGTCGGAGATCCTGGATATACCTTATGTTGATGCCCTGCTCGAGACGGTGGCCGGGTGGACTACCACTGGCCTCTCAATACTCACTGGTGCTGAGAGCAGCAGCGGCGGGTATGTGCCCAGCGTTGATGAGATACCCGAGTCTGTCAAGCTTTGGAGGAGCATGCTGCAGTGGGTTGGTGGAGTGGGTATTGTGGTGTTCACCGTCGCCTTCCTCGCCAGGCCCGGAATCTCGGCCGCCGCACTGTATATAGCGGAGGGTAGGTTCGAGAGGCTGGAGGCGAGTTTGAAGGCCAGCGCTATAAGGATGACTCTAGTCTACATGGTGTACACCCTCCTGGGGGCACTTATAATATATCTGTCGGGCATGAGCCTCTCCGACGCTATACAGCATAGTATGACGGCCATATCGACCGCAGGCTTCTCGACGCACGCCGACAGCGTGGGCTTCTATAAGGGAGACTACGCCGTCTACGCCTCAACCCTGCTGGTATCCTTCCTCGGCGCACTCAGCTTCGTTGATCTCGACAACATTATGAGGCTCAGGCTGGGGAGGGTGTTGAGGAGCGTGGAGTTCAGGGTTATAGCGGGCCTAACAGCCTTGTCAGCGGCGGCGGCCGCCGCTGTATGGTATATAGACCCTGTGATGAGGAGCTCCTACACGCTTGCAGACACTATCTACAACAGCGTCTCCGGCTACATAACAGTGGGCTTCTCAACCGCCAGCCTGGAGGGGGCTAGCGACAGCTACAAGCTATTGATAGCGGCCCTAGGCCTCATAGGCGGCAGCGCCTTCAGCACGGCGGGGGGTATAAAGGTGCTCAGGCTGGCAATAGCGCTGAAGACTCTGGACGTAGAGACGACGAGGATACTGAAGCCGAGCAGCTACGTCCCGAAGAACCTGATAGGCGGGAGAAGGCTGACAGAGGACATGGTTAAGAGGAGCCTGGCAGTCATAATAGCGTTCGCCACCGTCGAGATCCTCCTGGGACTCACGGCCGTAGCCCTCTACTCCGACATATACCCCACGGTAGACATAATATTCGATGTGACGAGCGCCCTAGCAAACATAGGACTCTCCACGGGAGTCACATCCCCCGAGGCGCCCACAGGGTTGAAAGTAATACTGATAGCGGGGATGCTGCTGGGCAGGCTGGAGATACTCCCGTACATAGTGGCCGCGAAATACCTAGTGGAATCTGTCAGAGCTAGAACCTGA